A part of Capsicum annuum cultivar UCD-10X-F1 chromosome 6, UCD10Xv1.1, whole genome shotgun sequence genomic DNA contains:
- the LOC107874186 gene encoding LOW QUALITY PROTEIN: ubiquinol-cytochrome c reductase complex 6.7 kDa protein (The sequence of the model RefSeq protein was modified relative to this genomic sequence to represent the inferred CDS: substituted 2 bases at 2 genomic stop codons): protein MTRGLTGRLVQTNFFKFLRPKLLSQFINIQVAATWGVVATTIALXIVQPWDXLKKTFIEKGKIAQWTLILGRICKVDTST from the exons ATGACTCGTGGCCTCACTGGACGGCTTGTACA AACCAATTTCTTTAAATTCCTTCGCCCAAAATTGCTATCACAATTCATTAATATTCAAGTCGCCGCTACATGGGGTGTTGTCGCCACTACCATCGCCCTCTGAATTGTTCAGCCATGGGACTAGTTAAAGAAGACATTTATTGAGAAAGGCAAAATAGCTCAATGGACCCTTATACTTGGGCGgatttgtaaagtggatacttctacttag